One window of Chryseobacterium indologenes genomic DNA carries:
- the dnaG gene encoding DNA primase: MISKQTIDKIFSTIRVEEIVGEYVQLKRAGSNFKGLSPFHEEKSPSFVVSPSKQIWKDFSTGKGGTAISFLMEIENFTYPEALRHAAKKYGIEIEEDLREISEEAKHAQTEKDLLYKIHEVANTYFQEILWDDHEGRSIGLSYFKERELRDDIIKKFQLGYSPEKKNAFTEYALEKGYNKEILEKSGLSIFPENTPAGVDRFRERVIFPIHSFSGRVLGFGARILKNNVKTAKYLNSPETEIYHKSNVLYGLNQSKQAISRKNGCLLVEGYMDVISLHMSGIENVVASSGTSLTTEQIKLIKRLTENVTILFDGDNAGIKASFRSIDMLLTEGMNIRVLLFPDGDDPDSFARKHPQEYVEKYIENEAMDFIDFKAEILLRDVGNDPIKKAEAIRDIVKSVSFVQNALKREVYLKEVSNKFGLSEQSLFNELDVQKQITQNQTHHVQQQQKEKAAPKMEIVPLEKEKEDPFLFDVLFMENKLVEHMLAFGDIILKRRNEQGEEYQITVIEEILHHFEEEQYTFLVKGNEIIITQVREGIQKDELRSGNFFVSFMDEEITTKVVDALIPLDDLENWASRNIYPPNYGDKVADQIQGDVLLHKYRYIDYLITETDKQLDLYRDTDEVKYYELIKKITLLKQASMRLSNIIEYSPIKGIYGDRKR, translated from the coding sequence ATGATTTCCAAACAGACCATTGATAAAATATTCTCCACGATCCGCGTTGAAGAGATTGTGGGTGAGTACGTGCAGTTGAAAAGAGCAGGGTCTAACTTTAAAGGACTCAGTCCTTTTCATGAAGAAAAATCTCCAAGTTTTGTTGTTTCACCAAGCAAACAGATCTGGAAAGATTTCTCAACCGGAAAGGGAGGAACGGCGATTTCTTTCCTTATGGAAATTGAGAACTTTACCTATCCTGAAGCCCTTCGCCATGCCGCAAAAAAGTACGGAATTGAAATTGAAGAAGATCTGCGTGAAATTTCTGAAGAGGCAAAACATGCACAGACTGAAAAAGATCTTTTATATAAAATTCATGAAGTTGCCAATACTTATTTCCAGGAAATTCTTTGGGATGATCATGAAGGGAGAAGTATAGGACTTTCTTATTTTAAAGAAAGAGAACTTCGGGATGATATTATCAAAAAGTTCCAGTTGGGATATTCACCGGAGAAGAAGAATGCTTTTACTGAATATGCACTGGAAAAAGGATACAACAAAGAAATTCTTGAAAAATCCGGACTTTCTATTTTCCCGGAAAATACCCCTGCAGGAGTAGACCGTTTCAGGGAAAGAGTTATTTTTCCTATTCACAGTTTTTCAGGAAGAGTATTGGGTTTTGGGGCAAGGATTCTTAAAAATAATGTTAAGACTGCAAAATATCTCAATTCACCGGAAACGGAGATCTATCATAAATCCAATGTTCTTTATGGATTGAACCAGAGTAAACAGGCGATTTCAAGAAAAAATGGCTGTCTTTTGGTGGAAGGATATATGGATGTGATTTCACTTCATATGTCGGGAATTGAAAATGTTGTGGCCAGTTCCGGAACGTCTTTAACAACGGAGCAGATCAAACTGATTAAAAGACTTACGGAAAACGTAACCATTCTTTTTGATGGTGACAATGCCGGTATCAAAGCCAGTTTCCGAAGTATTGATATGCTTTTGACAGAAGGAATGAACATCCGCGTATTGCTTTTCCCTGATGGAGATGATCCGGATTCATTCGCCAGAAAACATCCGCAGGAATATGTAGAGAAGTATATCGAAAATGAAGCGATGGATTTCATCGACTTCAAAGCGGAAATCCTGTTGAGAGATGTTGGGAATGACCCTATTAAAAAAGCAGAAGCGATAAGGGATATCGTAAAATCGGTTTCTTTTGTACAAAATGCACTGAAAAGGGAAGTTTACCTTAAAGAGGTTTCCAATAAATTCGGACTTTCTGAGCAGAGTCTTTTCAATGAGCTGGATGTTCAGAAGCAGATTACGCAGAACCAGACACACCATGTTCAGCAGCAGCAAAAGGAGAAGGCAGCACCGAAGATGGAAATTGTTCCGCTTGAAAAGGAAAAAGAAGATCCTTTTCTGTTTGATGTACTGTTCATGGAGAACAAGCTTGTCGAGCATATGCTGGCATTTGGAGATATTATTCTGAAACGTAGAAATGAACAGGGTGAAGAATATCAGATTACAGTCATTGAGGAAATTCTTCATCATTTTGAAGAAGAACAGTATACGTTTTTAGTCAAAGGCAATGAAATCATTATCACTCAGGTGAGAGAGGGAATTCAAAAAGATGAGCTCAGAAGTGGAAACTTTTTTGTATCTTTTATGGATGAAGAGATTACCACAAAGGTGGTGGATGCTTTGATTCCGTTGGATGATCTTGAAAACTGGGCTTCCAGGAATATTTATCCTCCCAATTACGGGGATAAAGTGGCAGATCAGATCCAGGGAGATGTTTTATTGCATAAATACAGGTATATTGATTATTTAATCACAGAAACAGATAAACAGTTGGATTTGTACAGGGATACTGACGAGGTAAAGTACTATGAGCTCATCAAAAAGATTACCTTATTGAAACAGGCTTCCATGCGATTGAGTAATATCATCGAATATTCGCCTATCAAAGGAATCTATGGAGATAGAAAAAGATAA
- a CDS encoding histidine kinase, with amino-acid sequence MDGNYYMIHDYLIFIGVFAIFLFLTTSIYLFSQHEKLKKRNRKLSETNKLIEQRLNEVRLEHIGTKLNPHLFKNILNSVQSHAYQTYMSLDKLANVLDYILYESNNKYVSPKEELNFALSLIEINKIKINPLFDFRIKSRINKSDSLYEEKVFAPLISVDLIENAFKHTDFLAQDSFISIYMELENGIFTMKVSNKASLKNILEKEKSGFGSQSFDQRLKMIYSTYYQLERSSKNGVFTAELKINLGEFYDKMRYSG; translated from the coding sequence ATGGACGGCAATTACTACATGATTCATGACTATCTGATATTCATCGGAGTTTTTGCCATTTTCCTGTTTCTGACAACCAGTATTTACCTTTTCAGCCAGCATGAGAAACTGAAAAAGAGAAATAGGAAATTATCTGAGACCAATAAACTTATTGAACAGCGTCTGAACGAAGTCCGTCTGGAACATATCGGTACAAAGCTGAATCCGCATTTATTTAAAAATATTCTTAATTCGGTTCAGTCTCATGCCTATCAGACGTATATGTCTCTGGATAAACTGGCGAATGTCCTTGATTATATTTTATATGAAAGCAATAACAAGTATGTCAGCCCGAAAGAAGAGCTCAATTTTGCTTTAAGTCTTATTGAAATTAATAAAATTAAGATCAATCCTCTTTTCGATTTCAGAATTAAATCAAGGATCAACAAGTCTGATTCTCTGTATGAAGAAAAGGTATTTGCGCCGCTGATCTCTGTAGACCTTATTGAAAATGCCTTCAAACATACGGATTTCCTGGCTCAGGACTCTTTTATTTCCATTTATATGGAGCTTGAAAACGGTATTTTCACCATGAAAGTAAGCAATAAAGCTTCGCTAAAGAATATTCTGGAAAAGGAAAAAAGCGGTTTTGGAAGCCAGTCTTTTGATCAAAGGCTTAAAATGATCTACAGTACTTACTACCAGCTGGAAAGAAGTTCAAAAAACGGAGTCTTCACTGCAGAATTAAAAATCAATTTAGGAGAATTCTATGATAAAATGCGTTATTCTGGATGA
- a CDS encoding DUF4258 domain-containing protein produces the protein MKKLKFYAIGFVPGLLIVFFILNKKGASCSGYLPNSRVIAESLSKEFKYSDEAKSAMAAYKIDEKFIKDSIITNGKVDFDRSHAQKKPCPSYLLTYPEKNPSYEITYEKCEETVTVNSLKKLK, from the coding sequence ATGAAGAAACTGAAATTTTATGCAATAGGCTTCGTTCCGGGGCTTTTGATCGTATTTTTTATTTTAAACAAAAAAGGGGCAAGCTGCAGCGGCTATCTACCTAACAGCCGTGTTATTGCTGAAAGTCTTTCCAAAGAGTTCAAATATTCTGACGAGGCTAAGAGCGCAATGGCAGCCTACAAGATTGATGAGAAATTTATAAAAGACAGTATCATTACCAACGGGAAAGTAGATTTTGACCGCAGCCATGCACAAAAAAAACCTTGCCCGAGCTATCTTTTAACCTATCCCGAAAAAAATCCATCTTACGAGATCACCTATGAAAAATGTGAAGAAACGGTGACGGTCAACAGTCTTAAAAAACTTAAATAG
- the clpP gene encoding ATP-dependent Clp endopeptidase proteolytic subunit ClpP, with the protein MDIKKDFRDFSVKHLGNNGLVTDQYMGMYGPTNLTPYIMEERRLNVAQMDVFSRLMMDRIIFLGTGIDDQVANIVTAQLLFLESADPSKDIQIYINSPGGSVYAGLGIYDTMQIIKPDVATICTGMAASMGAVLLVAGEKGKRSALKHSRVMIHQPSGGAQGVASDMEINLREMLKLKQELYEIIGHHSGQTYEWVEKSSDRDYWMTSEEAKGYGMVDEVLQRSTEKK; encoded by the coding sequence ATGGACATTAAAAAAGATTTCAGAGATTTCTCTGTAAAACATTTAGGAAACAACGGTTTGGTTACCGATCAGTATATGGGAATGTATGGCCCAACGAATCTTACTCCGTACATCATGGAAGAAAGAAGATTAAACGTTGCTCAGATGGACGTTTTCTCCCGTTTGATGATGGACAGAATTATCTTCCTGGGAACAGGTATTGATGATCAGGTAGCAAACATCGTTACGGCACAGCTTTTATTCCTGGAAAGTGCAGACCCGTCAAAAGATATTCAGATCTATATCAACTCTCCTGGTGGAAGTGTTTATGCAGGGTTAGGTATTTATGACACCATGCAGATCATTAAGCCGGATGTAGCAACAATCTGTACAGGTATGGCTGCTTCTATGGGAGCTGTATTATTGGTTGCCGGAGAGAAAGGAAAACGTTCTGCGCTTAAGCATTCAAGAGTAATGATTCACCAGCCTTCAGGAGGTGCTCAGGGAGTTGCTTCCGATATGGAGATCAACTTGAGAGAGATGCTGAAACTGAAGCAGGAACTTTATGAAATCATTGGTCATCACTCAGGACAAACGTACGAGTGGGTAGAAAAATCTTCTGACAGAGATTACTGGATGACTTCTGAAGAAGCGAAAGGCTACGGAATGGTAGATGAGGTTCTGCAAAGATCTACTGAGAAAAAATAA
- a CDS encoding LytR/AlgR family response regulator transcription factor: MIKCVILDDELLAISYLKLLCEQIDNVEVVKAFNDPKIFLNEIDNIDCNLCILDIEMPGMTGLQVAEIISGSKKIIFTTAYKEYAAEAFDLNVVDYVRKPIKKERLIQAFEKAKELVEDSPKKAFIEWNTNIGKTVIFTEQISYIKTSEIDSRDKDIILSDGTTIVLKNLNFKNLLEMLPAKDFAQVNKKEIIALSSIKVFSTNEIITTIATEDHTFLKLQIGDAYKNSLMELFGK; the protein is encoded by the coding sequence ATGATAAAATGCGTTATTCTGGATGATGAATTATTGGCTATCAGCTATTTAAAACTTCTATGCGAGCAGATCGATAATGTAGAAGTTGTAAAAGCATTCAATGATCCTAAAATCTTTCTGAACGAAATAGATAACATCGACTGTAATCTGTGTATTCTGGATATTGAAATGCCCGGAATGACAGGTCTTCAGGTAGCCGAAATTATTTCCGGTTCCAAGAAAATCATCTTTACAACGGCTTATAAAGAATATGCAGCTGAAGCTTTTGACCTGAATGTGGTAGATTATGTAAGAAAACCTATCAAAAAAGAAAGACTGATCCAGGCTTTCGAAAAAGCTAAAGAACTGGTGGAAGACAGCCCTAAAAAAGCTTTTATCGAATGGAATACCAATATCGGAAAGACCGTCATATTTACGGAACAGATTTCTTATATTAAAACTTCTGAAATCGACAGCAGGGATAAAGATATCATCCTAAGTGACGGAACGACAATCGTTCTAAAAAACCTGAATTTTAAAAACCTTCTGGAAATGCTTCCTGCCAAAGATTTTGCCCAGGTCAACAAAAAAGAGATTATTGCTTTATCTTCTATTAAAGTATTTTCAACCAACGAAATTATTACAACAATTGCCACTGAAGATCATACTTTTCTGAAACTTCAGATCGGTGATGCCTACAAAAATTCTCTGATGGAACTATTCGGGAAATAA
- the tsaE gene encoding tRNA (adenosine(37)-N6)-threonylcarbamoyltransferase complex ATPase subunit type 1 TsaE, which produces MQFNINKIEDWQEVVDSIIPELKHNILLLKGNLGAGKTTFTQFLLKNMGSKDEVNSPTYSIVNEYNTEKGKVYHFDLYRLKNIEEVYDIGIEEYLDNSFLCIIEWPEVYEEELYGLNYHTMSIVNTGEYREVSFD; this is translated from the coding sequence ATGCAGTTCAATATTAATAAAATCGAAGACTGGCAGGAAGTTGTTGACAGCATCATTCCGGAATTAAAACATAATATTCTTTTATTAAAGGGAAATCTGGGAGCCGGGAAAACTACTTTCACACAATTTTTGCTTAAAAATATGGGCAGCAAGGATGAAGTAAATTCTCCAACCTACTCTATTGTCAATGAATACAATACGGAAAAAGGAAAAGTATATCATTTTGACCTTTACCGTTTAAAAAACATTGAAGAAGTCTATGATATCGGAATTGAAGAATATCTGGACAACTCTTTTTTATGCATTATCGAGTGGCCGGAAGTGTATGAAGAGGAGCTTTATGGTCTCAACTATCACACAATGAGTATTGTGAACACGGGTGAATACAGAGAAGTTTCATTCGATTAA
- a CDS encoding alanine dehydrogenase, whose product MSTNIFTPFTEEELMPKEEKLEVIKKGKQFSIGIPKETCLNERRTCITPDAVQVLVEHGHEIIIESGSGEGSFFTDLQYSESGAKITNDPKEAFGQDLILKINPPTEDEIEYMKPNTYLVSALQINLRDKEYFLKLAEKKINAIAFEFIVDEYKQLSLVRLIGEIAGTVSILYASELLALSNGLMLGGITGVRPAEVVILGAGIVGEFATKAAIGLGASVKVFDNSLSKLRRLHTIVDSRVPTSIIDPKELSKSLRRADVVIGALPRLNMTPIVTEDMVMKMKKGSVIIDITIDNGKVIETSELTTMEDPYVIKHGVIHCGLPNLTSRMPRTTTKAISNFFLSYILNYDEEGGFENMLIRKNEMKQSLYMYKGRHTKKIICDRFGLTYHDINLLIF is encoded by the coding sequence ATGAGTACAAATATTTTTACTCCTTTCACAGAAGAAGAATTGATGCCGAAAGAGGAAAAATTGGAGGTTATTAAAAAGGGAAAACAGTTCAGTATTGGAATTCCTAAAGAAACCTGTCTCAACGAAAGGAGAACCTGCATCACTCCTGACGCCGTACAGGTGTTGGTAGAGCACGGCCATGAGATTATTATAGAATCCGGGTCCGGGGAAGGTTCGTTTTTTACAGATTTGCAGTATTCCGAATCAGGAGCGAAGATCACCAATGATCCTAAAGAAGCTTTCGGACAGGATCTTATTCTGAAGATCAACCCTCCTACTGAAGACGAAATTGAGTACATGAAACCTAATACATATTTGGTTTCAGCACTTCAGATCAATCTGAGAGACAAGGAATATTTCTTAAAGCTTGCAGAGAAAAAAATAAATGCCATAGCTTTTGAATTTATCGTTGATGAATACAAACAGCTGTCACTGGTAAGATTAATCGGGGAGATTGCGGGAACTGTTTCTATTTTATATGCTTCAGAATTATTAGCCTTATCAAACGGACTAATGCTTGGGGGTATTACAGGAGTAAGACCTGCAGAAGTAGTAATTCTTGGAGCAGGAATTGTAGGTGAATTTGCAACAAAAGCTGCAATAGGTTTAGGAGCCAGCGTAAAAGTTTTTGACAACTCTTTATCAAAGCTGAGAAGACTTCATACTATTGTTGACAGCCGGGTACCTACTTCTATTATTGATCCAAAAGAACTGAGCAAAAGTTTAAGACGTGCTGATGTGGTGATAGGAGCTCTTCCAAGATTGAACATGACCCCTATCGTCACTGAAGATATGGTGATGAAAATGAAAAAAGGCAGTGTCATTATCGATATTACCATAGATAATGGTAAAGTTATTGAAACCTCAGAACTCACTACCATGGAAGATCCATATGTCATCAAACACGGTGTCATTCACTGCGGACTTCCGAACCTTACTTCAAGAATGCCAAGAACTACCACGAAGGCCATCTCGAATTTCTTCCTTTCCTATATTTTAAATTATGACGAAGAGGGCGGCTTTGAAAACATGCTGATCCGCAAAAACGAAATGAAGCAGAGCTTATATATGTACAAAGGAAGACATACCAAAAAGATCATCTGCGACCGTTTCGGACTTACGTACCACGATATCAATCTTTTAATTTTCTAA